Part of the Notamacropus eugenii isolate mMacEug1 chromosome 5, mMacEug1.pri_v2, whole genome shotgun sequence genome is shown below.
CACCTGGCCTAGATGTGGATGGATATTTGAGAGCCAAGAACTCTGATCTGTTAACAAGGTTTTGGGAAAAGCCTGATGAAGATAAAAACTAGGGCTTTGGGTCTACATTACTTtacctttcctgttttctctggCAACTCTCCAGAGGTAGAAAGTCCTAGGGTAGGAGGGCCTATCAGGTAGCCCTTGGCCCCTGGGCCAATTAAGGATTGGATGTCACTCCCTCTTTTCTTTGGGGCACATGACATGCCCAGTTTCTGGAATCATTCCTCCCAGGCCAGGGTTCAGTCAGGACCTGAGGGCTGAGGGGAGGTCTAGctgtccctcccagctccatCACTGGGGCTTCCACCTCTATTTTAAAGCTGCTCTGCCCACCTCTGGCTGCCCCATTCTGGATCTGGCTCACCTGGGACTTGGACACACAGTGAGACCCACATTCCCCTTGTTTGAGTGGAACGTTTCAGGCTCTCAACACAAGGACTCTTATCCTCATGGTTTCTAGTTATCTTGCACTTTACCATTTGTAGAAcatttcctcacaacagccctgtgaggtaggcagggtAAGTgttttcaccattttacagaggaggacactgaggctcaaagTGACCACACAACTAACGTTCTAGCCGGGACTTGAGCCCAAACCCACCACTTTCCAATGGGTTGAACCATCATTTGCCACTTGATTTTGAGAACTGCAGGATtaactctccttcctcttttgtgTCAACTGTAAATTTGATTACTCTGCTTTTCATGTCTTACTTGTGTTTTAATAAAGAAATGTAGCTATTCATGGAAAAAAAAGTCCCACTGAAATAGATAAGCTGGACCAGCATAGAGCCCCACTCAGCCTCACCAGggccccttcctccttccaagcTGTAACTTTCCAATTGGCCCAGTTCAGCTCGGATTACTttgcctttcctcttttctctcgcAGTCCTTGAAGAAAACAAGACTCTACCAATTACAGAATTTGATCAATTCTCCTTAGCCATCTCCTCCCAGAGGAGTTTCTAAGATGCCCTGTGGACTCACACCGCCTCCAGTGGGCCTGCACTCTTGAGCTCATTTACTTGATGTGATGTCCCAGGGTCAATTCAATACTGCTCTAAGTCATGGTGAGTCAGACAAATATGGACTCAACAAGGATAAAGCAGATTTTTTCCTATCCCCATCTAGTGCCTACCAAGGTGCCTGGCACTTACTGGATGTCTGCTAGATGAATGAATCACATTGATACTTTCTCTCCACTTAGAACTGACTGAGGTTCAACAGGGATTGAACTGTGGCTGAAGCTTTTGCCACAGTCATTAAGTGAACATTCCTCACTATGAATGCTCTGATGCTGAGTAAGGAGTAAAATCTGACTgtaggctttcccacattcactacatttatAGGGCTTCTCTTCAGTGTGTGTTCTCTGGTGTCGAATAAGTGCTGAGGAGAaactgaaggccttcccacactcattacattcatagggtcTTTCTCCGGTGTGAATTATATGATGTTGAATAAGGTATGAACGGTTACTAAAtgatttcccacattcattacatttatagggtttctccccagtgtgaGTTCTCTGATGTAGAGTCAGGGATGAGCCCTggctgaaggccttcccacattcattacatttatagggtttttctccagtatgaattttctgatgttcaATAAGAGATGAGCCATGACTGAAAGTTGTTCCACACTCAAcacatttataaggtttttctccagtatgaattaaATGATGTTGAATAAGGTGTGAACGAttactgaaggctttcccacattcgttacatttataaggtttctccccagtatgaatCCTTTGATGCTGAATAAGGTGTGAAATCTGagtgaaagcttttccacattcattgcatttatagggtttctctcctgtgtgaattctctgatgttcaatAAGGGATGAACTTTGACTGAAGGTGGTGCCACActcattacatttatagggtttctctcctgtatgaattctTTGGTGTTGAGTAAGGTGTGAAATTTGggtaaaggctttcccacattcactacatttgTAGGGTTTCTCTTCTGTATGAATTCGCTGGTGTCTAATTAGTGCTGAAGAGAAACGAAAGGACTTCTCACATTCAGTACactcatagggtttctctccagtgtggattctctgatgttctaTTAAGGATGAACGATTTCTAAAGGATTTCCCACATTCACTGCATTTGTAGGGCTTCTCCCCAGTGTGGGTCCTTTGATGCTGTGTAAGGTGTGAAATTCTtgtgaaggctttcccacattcattacatttatagggtttctctccagtatgagtttTCCAGTGTGAAATAAGATAGGAGCCCtggctgaaggctttcccacactcattacattcatagggctTCTCCCCGGTGTGAATTCTCTGGTGCAGGGTAAGGTGTATGCTCTggctgaaggccttcccacattctttacatGCATAGGGCTTCTCCCCAGTATGGACCCTCCGGTGAAGAATGAAGGCTGAGCAGTAGCTGAAGGCTTTCCCGCATTCATTACATTTCCAAGGCTTGCTCTCTTCACAAATTCCCTCTGGTTTGATtgggtttgaatttttttttaaactcttcccaTGTGTATCAGGCTTTGGGGGCCTCAGCtccctgggtcctctgactctggGAACCAAGACTGACTTTGTACTTCTGGAGTTCTTGCTCTCATTGTGTTTGTGGCCACTGTTCTCAGCTGCGGCTTCAGTGGAGCTTAAATGGGTCTCttgctttcctctcctttccctcttggcttctgctgctttggAGTCCAAGGAAACATCCCTGGGgagtcttttcattatttctgtctGAGAAGGTCTTTCTTCAGCAACACCCTGCTTTCCAGCTGACTCGTTAGTCACCCAgtctgaaagaaacaaaaagaccCTATCTCTATAAATGTCCAATTGAATACTGTCTCCAGATTTGTCCTTCTGCCTCAGTATCCCCAAGGTCCACCCCAGCTGTAGGTGTTCCTCAAGCTCCCAGGGGCTGAACCACCACAATCATCCCTTTGCAGAGGACTCCCAGGTCTATCTGGCCTCAGTCTCTTCCCTGACTTTCCATCCCAAATCACCAAGTGTTTCCTGGACATTCCAAGCTGGATGTCCTGGAGACCGCATCCTTCCAGCCTTCTAGGCTCCTGAGCCTGGCAGCATCACAGACTCCTCCCATTGCACACCTGGCCCTTGGCAGTCCATCAAGCCTTTGCATgactgggggtggtggtgggggccaTGGCTTTAGGCCTCACTAAGTCTGGAGGCTCAGCAGCCCGGATTAAACTTTGTTCCCTCCCCAGGCCGGTTCTGGCCCGGTCTATGGGCCTTTGCTACTGCATCCCCCTACACCGCAGGGCCCTTCTCCTCTCCCAAGGCCCAGCTTGTGCCCCAGGGCAGggatccttcccttctccaactgGCATGGCACGCTGCACCGTGGGGGCGGCCAGGGCAGAAGGGGAGAGCTCCATCTTCCGCCCCAGCCCCCCTGGCCGGGCTGCTTGGACCCCGGGCAGGGAGGCGGCCTTCCCTGAGCTCCACGGTCCTGGCCCTTGCCCCGCCTCCTTCCCTGCAGACCAGAGGGCTCCGGGGCTCCTCCCTGGGCCAGGGGCGCTGTGGGCATCCAGGCTGGCACAGCAGCTGCTCACTAAACaaaagcttgctgactgactgCCTGACCtgtcagtgtctgaggtcccCTTTAGCTGAACTGTAACAATGTAGCCGGTAAGGCCCGACGT
Proteins encoded:
- the LOC140508083 gene encoding uncharacterized protein, coding for MKRLPRDVSLDSKAAEAKRERRGKQETHLSSTEAAAENSGHKHNESKNSRSTKSVLVPRVRGPRELRPPKPDTHGKSLKKNSNPIKPEGICEESKPWKCNECGKAFSYCSAFILHRRVHTGEKPYACKECGKAFSQSIHLTLHQRIHTGEKPYECNECGKAFSQGSYLISHWKTHTGEKPYKCNECGKAFTRISHLTQHQRTHTGEKPYKCSECGKSFRNRSSLIEHQRIHTGEKPYECTECEKSFRFSSALIRHQRIHTEEKPYKCSECGKAFTQISHLTQHQRIHTGEKPYKCNECGTTFSQSSSLIEHQRIHTGEKPYKCNECGKAFTQISHLIQHQRIHTGEKPYKCNECGKAFSNRSHLIQHHLIHTGEKPYKCVECGTTFSHGSSLIEHQKIHTGEKPYKCNECGKAFSQGSSLTLHQRTHTGEKPYKCNECGKSFSNRSYLIQHHIIHTGERPYECNECGKAFSFSSALIRHQRTHTEEKPYKCSECGKAYSQILLLTQHQSIHSEECSLNDCGKSFSHSSIPVEPQSVLSGEKVSM